One genomic window of Novosphingobium aureum includes the following:
- a CDS encoding substrate-binding periplasmic protein has translation MEGSRRTLLKGLFAAAGALAVPAALRPSPLLAAPLDKVRETGVLRVGLYTDNRPWSWEQDGKPVGIDADLARALAQALGVRADIALFIADEELSDDLRNVVWRGGLLGFQPCDVMLHVPFDRALMQQEDNVVFLAPYYRESFGAACSPDAGNCEVVPAQFKGHAVAAELDSIPDFYLLGHAGGVLAKDVVHKRTGYDAIAALGTGEAEFAVASRAQIEAAMADAPTSGIRKRHGPLPMMLSPGWDIGIAVKENSRSLGFALEEEMDAMMHDGRMTALFARHGVAWQPALASQPTA, from the coding sequence ATGGAGGGTAGTCGCAGGACCCTCCTCAAGGGTCTCTTCGCCGCCGCAGGAGCGCTGGCCGTGCCAGCCGCCCTGCGGCCCTCGCCGCTTTTGGCCGCCCCGCTCGACAAGGTCCGCGAGACCGGCGTGCTGCGAGTCGGCCTCTACACCGACAACCGCCCCTGGTCGTGGGAGCAGGACGGCAAGCCCGTCGGCATCGACGCCGATCTTGCCCGCGCGCTCGCACAAGCGCTCGGCGTGCGCGCCGACATCGCGCTGTTCATCGCCGACGAGGAGCTCTCCGATGACTTGCGCAACGTGGTGTGGCGCGGCGGCCTGCTCGGCTTCCAGCCCTGCGACGTCATGCTGCACGTGCCCTTCGACCGCGCCCTGATGCAGCAGGAGGACAACGTCGTCTTTCTCGCGCCCTACTATCGCGAAAGCTTCGGCGCGGCCTGTTCGCCCGATGCGGGCAACTGCGAGGTGGTCCCCGCCCAGTTCAAGGGCCATGCCGTCGCCGCCGAGCTCGATTCGATCCCCGATTTCTACCTGCTCGGCCATGCCGGCGGCGTGCTTGCAAAGGACGTGGTCCACAAGCGCACCGGCTACGATGCGATCGCCGCGCTCGGCACGGGCGAGGCCGAGTTCGCGGTCGCGAGCCGCGCGCAGATCGAGGCGGCCATGGCCGATGCCCCCACCTCGGGCATCCGCAAGCGCCACGGCCCGCTGCCGATGATGCTCTCGCCCGGCTGGGACATCGGTATCGCGGTCAAGGAAAACTCGCGCTCGCTCGGCTTCGCGCTCGAGGAAGAGATGGACGCGATGATGCACGACGGGCGCATGACAGCGCTCTTCGCTAGGCACGGTGTCGCCTGGCAGCCCGCACTGGCGAGCCAGCCGACAGCGTGA